In Pseudomonas sp. p1(2021b), the genomic window TGACCGCGCCCCGATCGGCCAGGTCCGTCATCGCGTCCACCGCGTGCGTGCCAAGCGTGTCGTGCTGGCCACCGGTACCCACGAGCGTCCGCTGGTGTACGGCAACAACGACGTGCCGGGCAACATGCTCGCCGGCGCCATCTCGGTATACGTGCGTCGCTACGGCGTGGCACCGGGCCGCAAGCTGGTGCTGTCGACCAACAACGACCACGCCTACCGCACCGCGCTGGACTGGCACGATGCCGGCCTGCAAGTGGTCGCCATCGCCGATGCGCGCCACAACCCACGCGGCTCGCTGGTCGAGGAAGCGCGTGCCAAGGGCATCCGCATCCTGACCTCCAGCGCCGTGATCGAGGCCAAGGGCACCAAGCATGTGACCGGCGCCCGCGTCGCCGCCATCGACGCCGTTGCCCACAAGGTCACCAGCCCTGGCGAGTGGCTCGAATGCGACCTGATCGGCTCCTCCGGCGGCTACAGCCCGGTGGTCCACCTGGCATCCCACCTGGGCGGTCGTCCGATCTGGCGTGACGACATCCTCGGCTTCGTGCCGGGCGATGCCCCGCAAAAACGTGTCTGCGTCGGCGGCGTGAACGGTGTATACCCGCTGGGTGATGCAATTGCCGACGGTTTCGAAGGCGGCGTCCAGGCAGCGACCGAGGCGGGCTTCAAGGCCACCACCGGCACCCTGCCGAAGGTCGTGGCACGCAAGGAAGAAGCCACCCTGGCGCTGTTCCAGGTACCGCACGACAAGGGCACTGCCCGTGCGCCCAAGCAGTTCGTCGACCAGCAGAACGACGTCACTGCTGCCGCCATCGAGCTGGCTACCCGCGAAGGCTTCGAGTCGGTCGAGCACGTCAAGCGCTATACCGCGCTGGGCTTCGGTACCGACCAGGGCAAACTGGGCAACATCAACGGCCTGGCCATCGCCGCCCGTTCGATGGGTATCACCATCCCGCAGATGGGTACCACCATGTTCCGCCCCAACTACACGCCGGTCACCTTCGGTGCCGTAGCAGGTCGCCACTGTGGTCACCTGTTCGAACCCGTGCGCTTCACCGCGCTGCACGCCTGGCACGTGAAGAACGGCGCCGAGTTCGAAGATGTCGGCCAATGGAAGCGCCCTTGGTACTTCCCGAAAGCCGGCGAAGACATTCATGCCGCCGTGGAGCGTGAGTGCAAGGCCGTACGTGACAGCGTGGGCCTGCTCGACGCCTCGACCCTGGGCAAGATCGACATCCAGGGCCCGGATGCGCGTGAGTTCCTCAACCGCGTGTACACCAACGCCTGGACCAAGCTCGACGTGGGCAAGGCCCGTTACGGCCTGATGTGCAAGGAAGACGGCATGGTCTTCGACGACGGCGTGACCGCCTGCGTCGGCGACAACCACTTCATCATGACCACCACCACCGGCGGCGCGGCCCGCGTGCTGCAGTGGCTGGAGCTGTACCACCAGACCGAATGGCCGGACCTGAAGGTGTACTTCACCTCCGTGACCGATCACTGGGCCACCATGACCCTGTCGGGCCCCAACAGCCGCAAGCTGCTGGCCGAGCTGACCGACATCGACCTGGACAAGGAAGCCTTCCCGTTCATGAGCTGGAAGGAAGGCCTGGTCGGCGGTGTGCCGGCACGGGTGTTCCGTATTTCCTTCACCGGTGAGCTGTCGTACGAGATCAACGTCCAGGCCAACTACGCCATGGGCGTGCTGGAGCAGATCGTCGAGGCGGGCAAGAAGTACAACCTGACCCCGTACGGCACCGAGACCATGCACGTGCTGCGTGCCGAGAAGGG contains:
- a CDS encoding sarcosine oxidase subunit alpha, with the protein product MSQVYRLASGGRIDRSKVLNFTFNGKTYQGYAGDSLAAALLANGVDIVGRSFKYSRPRGIVAAGPEEPNAILQLGSSEATQVPNVRATQQALYSGLVATSTNGWPNVNNDVMGILGKVGGSMMPPGFYYKTFMYPKSFWMTYEKYIRKAAGLGRAPLQNDPDSYDYMNQHCDVLIVGAGPAGLAAALAAGRSGARVIVADEQEEFGGSLLDTRETLDGKPAADWVAAVVAELQSLPEVTLLPRATVNGYHDHNFLTIHERMTDHLGDRAPIGQVRHRVHRVRAKRVVLATGTHERPLVYGNNDVPGNMLAGAISVYVRRYGVAPGRKLVLSTNNDHAYRTALDWHDAGLQVVAIADARHNPRGSLVEEARAKGIRILTSSAVIEAKGTKHVTGARVAAIDAVAHKVTSPGEWLECDLIGSSGGYSPVVHLASHLGGRPIWRDDILGFVPGDAPQKRVCVGGVNGVYPLGDAIADGFEGGVQAATEAGFKATTGTLPKVVARKEEATLALFQVPHDKGTARAPKQFVDQQNDVTAAAIELATREGFESVEHVKRYTALGFGTDQGKLGNINGLAIAARSMGITIPQMGTTMFRPNYTPVTFGAVAGRHCGHLFEPVRFTALHAWHVKNGAEFEDVGQWKRPWYFPKAGEDIHAAVERECKAVRDSVGLLDASTLGKIDIQGPDAREFLNRVYTNAWTKLDVGKARYGLMCKEDGMVFDDGVTACVGDNHFIMTTTTGGAARVLQWLELYHQTEWPDLKVYFTSVTDHWATMTLSGPNSRKLLAELTDIDLDKEAFPFMSWKEGLVGGVPARVFRISFTGELSYEINVQANYAMGVLEQIVEAGKKYNLTPYGTETMHVLRAEKGFIIVGQDTDGSMNPDDLNMGWCVGRNKPFSWIGARGMTRSDCLREDRKQLVGLKPVDPTKWLPEGAQLVFDPNQPIPMDMVGHVTSSYASNSLGYSFAMGVVKGGLKRMGERVYSPQADGSVIEAEIVSSVFFDPKGERQNV